From a single Lewinella sp. LCG006 genomic region:
- a CDS encoding Tfp pilus assembly protein FimT/FimU yields MARLKGSSLIEATTALAILTIALGTAWFCFGQLLTNNRTLQEFHAALLLRQRATQIEQEDLWYASSWDTLGYNITQTVEPLNNDQSLYKLMLRCETPDQRIFYYETLKKRAE; encoded by the coding sequence ATGGCTAGACTAAAAGGATCATCACTCATAGAGGCTACCACTGCTTTAGCTATCCTGACCATCGCGCTAGGAACAGCCTGGTTTTGTTTTGGACAATTACTGACCAATAATCGTACCCTACAGGAGTTCCACGCTGCGCTCTTACTAAGGCAACGCGCCACACAAATAGAGCAGGAAGATTTATGGTATGCCTCCAGTTGGGATACCTTGGGGTACAACATCACCCAAACCGTAGAACCCCTGAACAACGACCAAAGCCTCTATAAATTGATGCTCCGTTGTGAGACCCCCGACCAGCGTATCTTTTATTACGAAACCCTTAAAAAACGGGCGGAATGA
- a CDS encoding type II secretion system protein J, with protein MKRLAGFTLLEMMVVLTLTAVIVSLSFSGLRLIQLQFDQFKDQQAKVEDARRSVTLLKWDFARSQYIVRQGASLTFLNQQDSIRYTFLPSLLIRQNGMQHQDSFTVNLIIQASSFDQQQGEGLIDQVRMVVGLTDFAKTVNLNKTYSAYDLILWENEH; from the coding sequence ATGAAAAGATTAGCCGGATTTACCCTCTTGGAAATGATGGTCGTTTTAACCCTTACCGCAGTGATTGTTTCGCTGTCCTTTTCCGGTTTGCGCCTCATCCAATTACAATTTGATCAGTTCAAGGATCAACAGGCAAAAGTTGAAGATGCCCGACGAAGTGTTACTTTATTGAAATGGGATTTCGCTCGCAGTCAATACATTGTCCGACAAGGAGCTTCGCTGACTTTTCTTAACCAGCAGGACAGTATCAGGTACACGTTTTTGCCTTCGCTGCTGATTCGACAAAACGGAATGCAACACCAGGATAGTTTTACCGTAAACTTAATAATACAGGCATCTTCCTTTGATCAACAGCAGGGAGAGGGGCTAATTGACCAAGTGAGAATGGTGGTTGGACTCACTGATTTTGCAAAAACCGTCAACCTGAATAAAACGTATAGCGCTTACGATCTGATACTATGGGAAAATGAGCATTGA
- a CDS encoding type II secretion system F family protein produces the protein MSIDLKQLKQQKNPGGQVAGKATNTAQSGSWSDILNRDIQLFGGGLNWQHKEALFSELAVLLRAGLDIRSALELIQANEPKEKIRNIFASVYQTLIDGASLAAAMEQTQQFSTYELSSIRIAEESGKLLPVLERLATHFAKNIQLRRLLLSALSYPILVLVVAGFSLLFLLNFLVPLFGDIYARLNQELPGITQFIIDFSEQLNQSLPYLIVGTVVLVVIGFYFRKADVVKRTGAALMIRLPLFGPLIRKVYLSRFNHGLSFLLSSSVPLTQALELVGAMVAFHPISSKLAGVQQQILHGNALYQSLKEVSIVPDRMLALIKIGEETNHLPQMLEKIAEQYDEEVEQKTKLLGSLLEPLLIVFLAITVGIVLVSMYLPIFKLVTNFGL, from the coding sequence ATGAGCATTGACTTAAAACAATTAAAACAGCAAAAAAATCCGGGTGGCCAAGTCGCAGGCAAGGCTACAAATACGGCCCAATCCGGTAGCTGGTCGGACATTCTTAATCGGGATATTCAGTTATTCGGAGGAGGGCTTAATTGGCAACACAAAGAGGCTTTATTTTCGGAATTAGCCGTCCTGCTTCGTGCCGGGCTGGATATTCGCTCCGCCCTGGAACTCATTCAAGCCAATGAGCCTAAGGAGAAAATTCGCAATATTTTTGCCAGTGTCTACCAAACATTAATCGATGGAGCCAGCCTCGCAGCGGCGATGGAACAAACCCAACAGTTTTCCACTTACGAATTGTCCAGTATCCGTATTGCCGAAGAAAGTGGCAAGTTGTTGCCGGTTTTAGAACGGCTGGCAACTCATTTTGCCAAAAACATCCAATTGCGGCGATTATTGTTGAGTGCGCTTTCCTATCCGATTTTAGTGTTGGTTGTTGCGGGCTTCTCTTTACTTTTTTTGCTCAACTTTTTGGTCCCCCTTTTCGGTGACATCTACGCCAGACTCAATCAGGAACTGCCAGGAATTACTCAGTTTATTATCGATTTTTCGGAACAACTCAATCAATCGCTGCCTTATCTAATCGTTGGTACAGTGGTTTTGGTTGTGATTGGATTTTACTTTCGCAAAGCAGATGTCGTCAAGCGAACTGGCGCAGCACTGATGATTCGTTTACCCTTGTTTGGGCCGTTGATTCGAAAAGTATACCTGAGTAGATTCAATCATGGACTTAGCTTCTTGTTATCTTCCAGTGTTCCGCTTACCCAGGCATTGGAATTGGTTGGTGCCATGGTGGCTTTTCATCCGATCAGCAGTAAATTGGCAGGTGTGCAACAGCAAATTTTACATGGGAATGCCTTGTACCAAAGTTTAAAGGAAGTATCGATCGTACCGGACCGGATGCTCGCACTGATCAAAATTGGAGAAGAAACCAATCATTTGCCACAGATGCTGGAAAAAATTGCAGAGCAGTACGATGAAGAGGTAGAGCAAAAAACCAAATTACTAGGCAGCCTACTGGAGCCTTTGTTGATCGTTTTCCTGGCAATCACGGTAGGTATCGTTTTAGTCTCTATGTATTTGCCGATTTTCAAATTAGTCACCAATTTTGGATTATAA